The DNA segment AAGCTGGAGTTCTCCATTTACCCAGCCCCCCAGGTTTCCACAGCTGTAGTTGAGCCCTACAACTCCATCCTCACCACCCACACCACCCTGGAGCACTCTGATTGTGCCTTCATGGTAGACAATGAGGCCATCTATGACATCTGTCGTAGAAACCTGGATATTGAGCGCCCCACCTACACTAACCTGAACCGCCTTATTAGCCAGATTGTGTCCTCCATCACTGCCTCCCTCAGATTTGATGGAGCCCTGAATGTTGATCTGACAGAATTCCAGACCAACCTGGTGCCCTATCCCCGCATCCACTTCCCTCTGGCCACTTACGCCCCAGTCATCTCTGCTGAGAAAGCCTACCACGAACAGCTTTCTGTAGCAGAGATCACCAATGCTTGCTTTGAGCCAGCCAACCAGATGGTGAAATGCGACCCTCGCCATGGTAAATACATGGCTTGCTGCCTGTTGTACCGTGGTGATGTGGTTCCCAAAGATGTCAATGCTGCCATTGCCACCATCAAGACCAAGCGCAGCATCCAGTTTGTGGACTGGTGCCCCACTGGCTTCAAAGTTGGCATTAATTACCAGCCTCCCACTGTGGTGCCTGGTGGGGACCTGGCCAAAGTACAGCgagctgtgtgcatgctgagcaACACCACAGCTGTTGCTGAGGCCTGGGCTCGCCTGGACCACAAGTTTGACCTGATGTATGCCAAGCGTGCCTTTGTTCACTGGTACGTGGGTGAGGGCATGGAGGAAGGGGAGTTTTCTGAGGCCCGGGAGGACATGGCTGCCCTCGAGAAGGATTATGAGGAGGTTGGAGCAGATAGTGCTGAGGGAGAGGATGAGGGTGAAGAGTATTAGCCTGTCTGGGACAATGTTGCGCTCCCATTGTGGTGGGACTGTTGTAGTTCTGTAAAGCTGTCTCTTGTGGCCCTACCTTGTCAATAAAAGTGATGTTTGTATTTTAAGTGTCAAGCTGGCTCCTATATCATAGTAAACACTTGCCCCACTTACTCAACGCCATTTGGGGATGGAGGGGGCTGGCAAAGGATCCGCCAATCATTTGATCAGCATTTACTGTGGCTTCTGTGCATGTGTAAGTGGTTGGTCCGTGTCCCTTAGGCCTGAGTCGATGGAGTGAAATCATCTTGCGAGTGAGTCTAGAGGCTCAAAGATGGGGCCAGTGCTCCTCAAACTTAAGTATGAATGTGAGTCACCTATAGATAGTAAAATGCAGATCTGAATCTAGGTGTGAGATGGAGGGCCAGATACAGCTTTTTTTGTCCTCCCCCCGCTGTTGGTCTGCTGTGACAACACCTGAAGTTAGGTACCATAGCTAGTGATTGGTGGACCCAAAATTCAAGGAACCTGCCATCCTGCCAGACAAAACTTGCtggcagtaatttttttttaatggatttatgtttaataagaaaaacaattgtaTCTGTAACAAGAATCCAAGACTTAGGTGAAAGAAACCAGCTACATAAAACTGAcagctctctctcttttttgtcattaatctacaattacatgaacaacattatgtttactaggctctcccctaccccaaatacccccccacaaaccccattacagtcactgtccatcttgcTGGCAGTATTTAATAAAATACTAGAGCCAAATGGGAAGGGGTGGGCTTGTGCCTATTTATTTCATACTTAGCCAAAGCCTCAAAGGCAAGATTGTACTAAGTCACAGGTTATGGTGTTGGTATTTGAATATATGTCATGGGAAGTATTTGAAACGGGAATAAGGAAAATCAGCTGTGTGTGTAGGAAAGACTGAAGAGGGGAGAGTTCCTTAATTGGGCACTCTTCCGAGCACCTGTTGGAAGCATGTTCTGAGGCAGAAAGGGAGCTACAAGGTGAGGTGGGGAGGAGGCATGAATGTGGGTGGCTTGGTGATTGGTGTTCAGGAACCCATGGTGTGGCCTGTGAGGTCGAAGCAAGCAATGGAAAAGAACAAGGATGACCAGAGGGCCAGGCCTATGCAGATGGGAGAAGCCAGCTTTGGCGCTGGGGTGCCGGCCTGAGTAGGAATGCCAAACCAGTGGCAGGAGATGGGGCTGGAGCTGCAGGTGGGTCCACCGTTGTTCCACGACACCTTGTTCTGATGGTGCTCTCAGTTGCCACCTATCTTTCCCCCTGGTGTTTCGCCCCTTCTCCATGGCTCACCTCCACCCCCTTACTCTGAGGAGAGGATCTAAAAAGTGTGCACGTTCTATCCTGGAGCACAGTGGTGCTGCATCCTGGGATGCTTCATCGTTGTGCTCCAGGAGGGTTTTCAATCATGAGAGCAAccatggtgtggataaaatgagagttcctgtggccaggattctcacctggccctggttgactagctcacagCAGTACATTGCTGTtgatataaagagctccatccagtgctctgggcgcgacacggtggcacagctgcaaggctgcaggagagcggagcagaggctggtgtggtggcagcaccgaggacagagacccaggggacggctgtgtgggcagagggacccagaggacagctgtgcagacagaggggcccagaggcagag comes from the Manis pentadactyla isolate mManPen7 chromosome 10, mManPen7.hap1, whole genome shotgun sequence genome and includes:
- the LOC118915475 gene encoding tubulin alpha-1C chain gives rise to the protein MRECISIHVGQAGVQIGNACWELYCLEHGIQPDGQMPSDKTIGGGDDSFNTFFSETGAGKHVPRAVFVDLEPTVIDEVRTGTYRQLFHPEQLITGKEDAANNYARGHYTIGKEIIDLVLDRIRKLADQCTGLQGFLVFHSFGGGTGSGFTSLLMERLSVDYGKKSKLEFSIYPAPQVSTAVVEPYNSILTTHTTLEHSDCAFMVDNEAIYDICRRNLDIERPTYTNLNRLISQIVSSITASLRFDGALNVDLTEFQTNLVPYPRIHFPLATYAPVISAEKAYHEQLSVAEITNACFEPANQMVKCDPRHGKYMACCLLYRGDVVPKDVNAAIATIKTKRSIQFVDWCPTGFKVGINYQPPTVVPGGDLAKVQRAVCMLSNTTAVAEAWARLDHKFDLMYAKRAFVHWYVGEGMEEGEFSEAREDMAALEKDYEEVGADSAEGEDEGEEY